From a region of the Sebastes umbrosus isolate fSebUmb1 chromosome 10, fSebUmb1.pri, whole genome shotgun sequence genome:
- the rps24 gene encoding 40S ribosomal protein S24 isoform X2, with translation MRSLNHILKANTRTCPLISVQAFTPTPAGPSSFSTSLFKACVKMNDTVTVRTRKFMTNRLLQRKQMVVDVLHPGKATVPKTEIREKLAKMYKTTPDVVFVFGFRTQFGGGKTTGFAMVYDSLDYAKKNEPKHRLARHGLYEKKKTSRKQRKERKNRMKKVRGIKKASVGAAGKK, from the exons ATGAGATCTTTGAACCACATCCTAAAG GCAAACACAAGGACGTGCCCACTCATTTCTGTGCAGGCATTTACCCCGACGCCTGCTGGTCCTTCCTCCTTTTCAACGTCCCTGTTCAAGGCCTGCGTCAAGATG AATGACACAGTAACAGTCAGGACCCGCAAGTTCATGACGAACCGGCTGCTTCAGAGGAAGCAAATG GTCGTCGATGTCCTGCATCCCGGCAAGGCCACAGTCCCCAAGACTGAAATCAGGGAAAAGCTCGCCAAGATGTACAAGACCACCCCTGATGTCGTGTTCGTATTTGGCTTCAGGACCCAGTTCGGCGGCGGAAAGACAACAGGCTTTGCCATGGTTTACGATTCCCTAGACTACGCGAAGAAGAACGAGCCCAAACACAGATTGGCCAGA CATGGTCTCTATGAGAAAAAGAAGACCTCAAGAAAACAGCGCAAGGAACGCAAGAACAGGATGAAGAAAGTACGAGGCATCAAGAAGGCCAGTGTGGGCGCTGCTGGCAAAAAG TGA
- the rps24 gene encoding 40S ribosomal protein S24 isoform X1, producing the protein MRSLNHILKANTRTCPLISVQAFTPTPAGPSSFSTSLFKACVKMNDTVTVRTRKFMTNRLLQRKQMVVDVLHPGKATVPKTEIREKLAKMYKTTPDVVFVFGFRTQFGGGKTTGFAMVYDSLDYAKKNEPKHRLARHGLYEKKKTSRKQRKERKNRMKKVRGIKKASVGAAGKKK; encoded by the exons ATGAGATCTTTGAACCACATCCTAAAG GCAAACACAAGGACGTGCCCACTCATTTCTGTGCAGGCATTTACCCCGACGCCTGCTGGTCCTTCCTCCTTTTCAACGTCCCTGTTCAAGGCCTGCGTCAAGATG AATGACACAGTAACAGTCAGGACCCGCAAGTTCATGACGAACCGGCTGCTTCAGAGGAAGCAAATG GTCGTCGATGTCCTGCATCCCGGCAAGGCCACAGTCCCCAAGACTGAAATCAGGGAAAAGCTCGCCAAGATGTACAAGACCACCCCTGATGTCGTGTTCGTATTTGGCTTCAGGACCCAGTTCGGCGGCGGAAAGACAACAGGCTTTGCCATGGTTTACGATTCCCTAGACTACGCGAAGAAGAACGAGCCCAAACACAGATTGGCCAGA CATGGTCTCTATGAGAAAAAGAAGACCTCAAGAAAACAGCGCAAGGAACGCAAGAACAGGATGAAGAAAGTACGAGGCATCAAGAAGGCCAGTGTGGGCGCTGCTGGCAAAAAG AAATGA
- the eif4ebp2 gene encoding eukaryotic translation initiation factor 4E-binding protein 2, translating to MSYSRQLSECRAIPTRTVLINDTTQLPHDYCTTPGGTLFSTTPGGTRIIYDRKFLLDRRNSPIAQTPPAHLPVIPGVTSQNVLRENKKNEANNIINNHDGNKPTTGDDAQFEMDI from the exons ATGTCGTACAGTCGTCAGCTTAGCGAGTGCAGGGCCATCCCGACCAGGACGGTGTTGATCAACGACACAACGCAGCTACCTCATGACTACTGTACCACTCCTGGAGGCACTTTATTCTCCACCACTCCTGGAG GAACCCGGATCATCTATGACCGTAAGTTCCTACTGGACAGGCGTAATTCTCCCATCGCCCAGACTCCCCCAGCTCACCTGCCTGTCATCCCCGGAGTGACCAGCCAAAATGTCCTGAGAGAGAACAAGAAGAACGAAGCCAACAACATCATCAACAACCACGATGGCAACAAGCCCACAACCG GTGATGATGCCCAGTTTGAAATGGACATCTAA
- the ppa1b gene encoding inorganic pyrophosphatase — protein MSFTVEERGQPNSLSYRLFFRNAEGKYVSPFHDIPMYADESQNIFHVVVEVPRWTNAKMEIATKDPMNPVKQDVKKGKLRFVANVFPHKGYIWNYGAIPQTWEDPAHKDGDTGCCGDNDPIDVCEIGTKVCSRGEVIKVKVLGILAMIDEGETDWKVIAINVEDPEAKDFNNIGDVERLKPGYLESTVDWFRRYKVPDGKPENQFAFNDEFKDKDFAIEVIKSTHKFWKALISQKTDAGELSCKNTCVSGSDSPHCCSADEAKAFVGETCPCGKEEPIPSSVDKWFYYERK, from the exons ATGAGCTTCACAGTGGAGGAGAGGGGACAGCCCAACTCCCTGAGCTACCGCCTGTTCTTCA GAAATGCTGAGGGAAAGTACGTCTCACCATTCCATGACATACCAATGTATGCTGATGAAAGTCAG AACATCTTCCACGTGGTTGTTGAAGTACCAAGGTGGACAAATGCAAAGATGGAG ATCGCTACAAAAGACCCCATGAACCCAGTAAAGCAAGATGTGAAGAAGGGCAAATTGCGATTTGTTGCCAATGTTTTCCCACATAAGGGCTACATATGGAACTACGGAGCCATTCCTCag ACATGGGAAGATCCCGCACACAAAGATGGAGACACCGGCTGCTGCGGTGACAACGACCCCATTGACGTCTGCGAGATCGGCACTAAG GTGTGTTCCCGTGGGGAGGTAATCAAAGTGAAGGTGCTCGGGATCCTGGCAATGATCGATGAGGGCGAGACTGATTGGAAAGTGATTGCAATCAATGTGGAGGACCCTGAAGCCAAGGACTTCAACA ACATCGGTGACGTCGAGCGACTGAAACCCGGTTACCTGGAGTCCACGGTCGACTGGTTCAGGAGGTACAAAGTGCCAGACGGGAAACCAGAGAACCAGTTTGCTTTCAACGACGAGTTCAAAGACAAG gaCTTTGCCATTGAAGTAATCAAGAGCACTCACAAGTTCTGGAAAGCCCTCATTTCCCAAAAGACCGATGCTGGTGAACTGAGCTG CAAAAACACGTGTGTCTCGGGAAGTGACAGCCCGCACTGCTGTTCAGCGGACGAGGCTAAAGCTTTTGTTGGTGAA ACATGTCCCTGTGGAAAAGAAGAACCTATCCCCTCTTCAG TAGATAAATGGTTCTACTATGAGAGGAAGTAA